One window of Quercus robur chromosome 5, dhQueRobu3.1, whole genome shotgun sequence genomic DNA carries:
- the LOC126728310 gene encoding uncharacterized protein LOC126728310 produces MQDLEDEDVEDEICLMQDLEDGNNLEDEDYEDNLEDEDYLEDDDCLEDEDCLEDEDNLEDKDCLEDDDDLEDGDNVEDEDNLEEEDEDYLEDDDCLEDEDNLEDKDCLEDEDGDNLEDEDNLEDEDCHEDEDDLYKTLKMKTILKVEFVNARMCICIFAMEQLLMQ; encoded by the exons atgcaagaccttgaagatgaagatgttgAAGACGAAATTTGTCTCATGCAAGATCTTGAAGATGGAAATaatcttgaagatgaagatt ATGAAGACAATCTTGAAGACGAAGACTATCTTGAAGACGATGATTgccttgaagatgaagattgcCTTGAAGACGAAGACAACCTTGAAGACAAAGATTGCcttgaagatgatgatgatcttGAAGATGGAGATAATGTTGAAGACGAAGACAACcttgaagaagaagacgaagactATCTTGAAGACGATGATTGCCTTGAAGATGAAGACAACCTTGAAGACAAAGATTgccttgaagatgaagatggagatAATCTTGAAGACGAAGACAaccttgaagatgaagattgccatgaagatgaagatgatctATACAAGACCTTGAAGATGAAGACGATCTTGAAGGTGGAGTTTGTCAATGCAAGGATGTGCATTTGCATCTTTGCAATGGAGCAATTGTTGATGCAATGA